The following coding sequences lie in one Pseudomonas syringae CC1557 genomic window:
- a CDS encoding MFS transporter produces MTSIWRTSGWILLGSALILALSLGTRHGFGLFLSPMSADFGWGREVFAFAIALQNLMWGLAQPFAGALADRFGAAKVVFVGGILYAVGLLCMSMADSPLSLSLSAGLLIGIGLSGTSFSVILGVVGRALPAEKRSMGMGIASAAGSFGQFAMLPGTLGLISWLGWSGALLVLGVLVALILPLVGMLKDTPSASTGVELTLGEALREACSHSGFWLLALGFFVCGFQVVFIGVHLPAYLVDQHLPAKVGTTVLALIGLFNIFGTYTAGWLGGRMSKPRLLTALYLLRAVVIVLFISVPLSQTTAYLFGVAMGLLWLSTVPLTNGTVATLFGVRNLSMLGGIVFLFHQLGAFLGGWLGGLVYDRTGSYDLIWQVSVLLSLLAAALNWPVRERPVARLQAQGGLA; encoded by the coding sequence ATGACATCAATCTGGCGTACCAGTGGCTGGATTCTGTTGGGCAGTGCATTGATTCTGGCGCTATCGCTGGGCACACGGCACGGTTTCGGGCTGTTTCTGTCGCCCATGAGTGCGGATTTTGGCTGGGGCCGCGAGGTCTTCGCGTTTGCCATCGCTTTGCAAAACCTGATGTGGGGTCTGGCGCAGCCGTTTGCCGGCGCACTGGCGGACCGTTTTGGCGCTGCAAAAGTCGTATTCGTCGGCGGCATCCTGTATGCCGTGGGGCTGCTGTGCATGAGCATGGCCGACTCGCCCCTCAGTCTTTCGCTGAGTGCGGGGTTACTGATCGGCATCGGCCTGTCCGGCACCTCGTTCTCGGTCATTCTGGGTGTCGTGGGACGTGCGCTGCCTGCCGAGAAACGCAGCATGGGCATGGGGATCGCCAGTGCGGCGGGTTCGTTCGGCCAGTTTGCCATGCTGCCCGGCACGCTGGGGCTGATCAGTTGGCTGGGCTGGTCCGGCGCCTTGCTGGTGCTGGGCGTTCTGGTCGCGTTGATCCTGCCGCTGGTGGGCATGCTCAAGGACACGCCGAGTGCATCTACCGGTGTCGAGTTGACGCTTGGCGAGGCGCTGCGTGAAGCCTGCTCACATTCAGGGTTCTGGCTGCTGGCGTTGGGTTTCTTTGTCTGCGGCTTTCAAGTGGTGTTCATTGGCGTGCATTTGCCGGCTTATCTGGTGGATCAGCACTTGCCTGCCAAGGTCGGCACCACGGTGCTGGCGCTGATCGGGCTGTTCAATATTTTCGGCACCTATACCGCTGGCTGGCTGGGCGGGCGCATGTCCAAACCGCGATTGTTGACAGCGCTCTATCTACTGCGCGCGGTGGTGATCGTGTTGTTTATTTCGGTCCCGCTCAGTCAGACCACTGCTTACCTGTTCGGCGTAGCGATGGGTTTGCTGTGGCTGTCCACCGTGCCGCTGACCAATGGTACGGTGGCGACGCTGTTCGGCGTGCGCAACCTGTCAATGCTGGGCGGTATCGTTTTTCTGTTTCATCAGTTAGGTGCATTTCTCGGCGGCTGGCTGGGCGGTCTGGTGTACGACCGGACGGGTAGCTACGACCTGATCTGGCAAGTCTCGGTGTTGCTCAGTCTGCTGGCTGCGGCGCTCAACTGGCCGGTGCGCGAACGTCCAGTGGCCAGGTTGCAGGCGCAGGGCGGTCTGGCGTGA
- a CDS encoding glutathione peroxidase — protein MKIRFVSIPLLLLAMSGAAMAADCPPLLQGELPKLRAKENIDLCKRFAGKPLVVVNTASFCGFAPQFKGLEELSQRYKGQGLEVLGVPSNDFKQEAKDGEETAKVCYVNYGVTFTMTEPQAVRGDDATHLFKVLAEQSSAPRWNFYKYVVDRQGNVIANFSSMTKPDDPELIAAIEKAIASKP, from the coding sequence ATGAAAATTCGCTTTGTTTCGATCCCTCTTCTGCTGCTGGCCATGAGCGGCGCCGCAATGGCCGCCGATTGCCCGCCGTTGCTGCAAGGCGAGCTGCCCAAGCTGCGCGCCAAGGAAAACATCGACCTGTGCAAGCGCTTCGCCGGCAAGCCGCTGGTGGTGGTCAATACCGCCAGCTTCTGTGGCTTCGCCCCGCAGTTCAAAGGGCTTGAAGAACTAAGCCAGCGTTACAAGGGGCAGGGGCTTGAAGTGCTGGGCGTGCCATCCAATGACTTCAAGCAAGAGGCCAAGGACGGTGAGGAAACCGCCAAGGTCTGCTACGTCAATTACGGCGTGACCTTCACCATGACCGAGCCACAGGCCGTACGCGGTGACGACGCAACCCACCTGTTCAAAGTGCTGGCCGAACAAAGCAGCGCACCGCGCTGGAACTTCTATAAGTATGTCGTGGATCGCCAGGGCAACGTCATCGCCAACTTTTCCAGCATGACCAAGCCGGATGATCCTGAATTGATTGCGGCTATTGAAAAGGCGATTGCGTCGAAGCCTTGA
- a CDS encoding OmpP1/FadL family transporter, which produces MKIMTKTLNRTTLGLALGLASSQLLAAGFALNEQSISGMGTGFAGRSSSADDASTVFGNPAGMSRLKREQISVGAAAVIAKTDIKNGRGTFGGSNDGDMVPVVGVPMGYYVKPIDDHWAFGLGVYVPFGLVTDYEKGFAGRYWGDKSHVQVVTFQPTVSYAFNDKVSIGFGPTFNRIDGELTSSTLNRASPGINDGKVKIKGDDTAIGFNAGILVQATDTTRLGLTYHSKVDYKLEGKTKIEGSGFGPFGGQKYDASLDISTPESVDFSITQKIDENWTVYAGSTWTRWSRLQDITVNNDGVPALLGGSSGAIGTIKEDQNWHDTWAHAIGASYKVNKEWTLRTGFSVDQSPTNNENRSPRIPTGDRKIISFGAGWSPTDDLTIDVAYSYLREDETKIRDSSATKGSYSADYRNTAHGLGTSVTYRF; this is translated from the coding sequence ATGAAAATAATGACAAAAACACTTAACCGGACAACGCTTGGGCTCGCTCTGGGTCTTGCTTCCTCTCAACTTCTCGCTGCCGGCTTCGCCCTCAACGAACAAAGTATAAGCGGTATGGGCACCGGCTTCGCAGGTCGCTCCTCTTCAGCCGATGATGCCAGCACTGTATTTGGCAACCCCGCCGGCATGTCCCGCCTCAAGCGCGAACAAATCAGCGTGGGCGCGGCGGCAGTGATCGCCAAGACCGATATCAAGAACGGTCGCGGCACCTTCGGTGGCAGCAATGACGGTGACATGGTTCCCGTGGTTGGCGTGCCAATGGGCTACTACGTAAAACCTATCGATGATCATTGGGCATTCGGCCTGGGCGTGTACGTACCGTTCGGCCTGGTCACTGATTACGAAAAAGGCTTCGCGGGCCGTTACTGGGGTGACAAGAGCCACGTGCAGGTCGTGACTTTCCAGCCAACCGTCAGCTACGCCTTCAATGACAAGGTTTCCATCGGTTTCGGCCCGACATTCAACCGTATCGACGGTGAGCTGACGTCCTCAACCCTGAACCGTGCGTCACCAGGCATTAACGATGGCAAGGTGAAGATCAAGGGTGATGACACCGCAATCGGCTTCAACGCGGGCATTCTGGTTCAGGCCACCGACACCACTCGTCTGGGCCTGACTTACCACTCCAAGGTCGACTACAAGCTTGAAGGCAAGACCAAGATCGAAGGTTCAGGTTTTGGGCCATTCGGCGGTCAGAAGTATGATGCCTCGCTGGACATCTCGACACCTGAGTCGGTGGACTTCTCCATCACCCAGAAGATCGATGAAAACTGGACTGTGTACGCAGGCAGTACCTGGACTCGCTGGAGCCGTCTGCAAGACATCACCGTCAATAACGACGGCGTTCCGGCCCTGCTCGGCGGTTCGAGTGGCGCTATCGGCACCATCAAGGAAGATCAGAACTGGCACGACACCTGGGCACATGCCATCGGTGCTTCGTACAAGGTCAACAAGGAGTGGACGCTGCGTACCGGCTTCTCCGTCGATCAGTCGCCGACCAACAATGAAAACCGCTCTCCACGCATCCCGACTGGCGATCGCAAGATCATCAGCTTCGGCGCTGGCTGGAGCCCAACCGATGACCTGACCATCGACGTGGCGTACTCGTACCTGCGTGAAGACGAAACCAAGATCCGCGACAGCAGCGCGACCAAAGGTTCGTACAGTGCTGACTATCGCAACACAGCGCACGGCCTTGGCACTTCGGTTACCTATCGCTTCTGA
- the rmuC gene encoding DNA recombination protein RmuC — protein sequence MLDERLSMAQMAQEGLNAQLDACRDEVSDLGQANSAKQADLAALRREVELLREESDNAREMAQGWNIERASREAELRRLDAQCAALNAELREQQDSHQQRLNDLQGSRDELRAQFAELAGKIFDEREQRFAETSQQQLGQLLTPLKERIQSFEKRVEESYQNEARERFSLAKELERLQQLNLRLSDEATNLTRALKGQKTQGNWGELILERVLEHAGLEKGREYQTQVSLKGPDGERFQPDVLIMLPGDKQVVVDAKVSLTAYQQYVSADDDVIGQAALKQHVLSLRNHVKGLSGKDYKRLEGLHSLDFVLLFVPIEAAFSAALQAEPNLFQEAFDRNIVIVSPTTLLATLRVIDSLWKQERQSQNAREIAERAGWLYDKFVLFIQDLDEVGNRLQQLDKAYSAARNKLTEGRGNLISRSEQLKLLGARASKSLPADLLERAMTDGEGLIRQPE from the coding sequence TTGCTGGACGAGCGCCTGAGCATGGCGCAGATGGCACAGGAAGGCCTCAACGCCCAGCTGGATGCCTGCCGTGATGAAGTCAGTGATCTGGGTCAGGCCAACTCCGCCAAGCAGGCTGACCTTGCCGCGTTGCGCCGCGAGGTCGAATTGCTGCGCGAGGAAAGCGACAATGCCCGCGAAATGGCCCAGGGCTGGAATATCGAGCGTGCCAGCAGAGAAGCCGAGCTGCGACGCCTCGATGCGCAATGTGCAGCGCTGAACGCCGAACTGCGCGAGCAGCAAGACAGTCATCAGCAACGCCTGAACGATCTGCAGGGTTCCCGCGACGAATTGCGTGCGCAATTTGCGGAACTGGCAGGCAAGATTTTCGACGAGCGTGAGCAGCGCTTCGCCGAGACCAGCCAGCAGCAACTGGGTCAACTGCTCACGCCACTCAAGGAGCGCATCCAGTCGTTTGAAAAGCGCGTCGAAGAAAGCTATCAGAACGAAGCTCGCGAGCGTTTTTCGCTGGCCAAGGAGCTGGAGCGTCTGCAACAGTTGAACCTGCGCCTGAGTGATGAAGCCACCAACCTGACCCGTGCTCTAAAGGGGCAGAAGACCCAAGGCAACTGGGGGGAGCTGATTCTGGAGCGTGTGCTTGAGCATGCCGGGCTGGAGAAGGGCCGCGAGTATCAGACCCAGGTCAGCCTCAAGGGGCCAGACGGGGAGCGCTTTCAGCCAGACGTATTGATCATGTTGCCGGGTGACAAGCAGGTTGTAGTGGATGCCAAGGTCAGCCTGACGGCCTATCAGCAGTATGTGTCAGCTGACGATGACGTGATTGGCCAGGCTGCGCTGAAACAGCACGTGCTGTCCCTGCGTAATCACGTCAAAGGTCTGTCAGGCAAGGATTACAAGCGTCTGGAGGGCTTGCACAGTCTGGATTTTGTTCTGCTGTTTGTGCCCATCGAAGCTGCTTTTTCTGCCGCGTTGCAGGCTGAACCGAATCTGTTTCAGGAGGCCTTTGACCGTAACATCGTGATCGTCAGCCCGACCACGCTGCTGGCGACCTTGCGGGTTATCGACAGTCTCTGGAAGCAAGAGCGGCAGAGTCAGAATGCCCGGGAGATCGCCGAGCGGGCAGGCTGGCTGTACGACAAGTTCGTATTGTTCATTCAGGATCTGGACGAGGTCGGCAATCGCTTGCAGCAGCTCGACAAGGCCTATTCAGCGGCCCGCAACAAGCTCACCGAAGGGCGCGGCAATCTGATCAGTCGCAGCGAGCAGCTCAAGTTGCTCGGTGCGCGTGCCAGCAAGAGCCTGCCTGCCGACTTGCTCGAAAGAGCGATGACCGATGGGGAGGGGCTGATTCGTCAGCCTGAATGA
- a CDS encoding PA1414 family protein: MNTKLQEWLHDLGVALGLIERPKLQPIPVRADDERRRPRR, encoded by the coding sequence ATGAATACCAAACTGCAAGAATGGCTGCATGATCTGGGTGTTGCACTGGGTCTGATCGAACGACCAAAGCTGCAACCCATTCCGGTTCGTGCCGACGACGAGCGTCGCCGTCCACGCCGCTAG
- a CDS encoding tRNA-uridine aminocarboxypropyltransferase, with amino-acid sequence MSRARCERCLRPTAHCLCALIPQLDSRTRVLILQHPSEVSHALNTARLAALGLVNAQLYVGEVFDDLHALLSPPGYQARLLFPGEAAETLTPCASDAPPMLLVVPDGTWRKVRKMLHLNPLLAALPRVSLGVVPASRYRLRKAPGPDALSTLEAIVHALQALEAPSSFAALLKPFDALIEGQIQAMGSETYQRNHGT; translated from the coding sequence ATGTCCCGCGCCCGCTGTGAACGTTGCCTGCGTCCAACTGCGCATTGCCTGTGCGCGCTGATCCCGCAACTGGACAGCCGTACCAGGGTGTTGATCCTGCAGCATCCCTCTGAAGTCAGTCATGCATTGAATACGGCGCGGCTTGCCGCTTTGGGGCTGGTCAATGCGCAGTTGTACGTAGGCGAGGTCTTCGATGATCTGCATGCATTATTGAGCCCGCCTGGCTATCAGGCGCGATTGTTGTTCCCCGGCGAAGCTGCTGAAACACTGACGCCCTGTGCCAGTGATGCGCCGCCGATGCTGCTGGTCGTGCCGGATGGCACCTGGCGTAAAGTGCGCAAAATGCTGCACCTCAATCCGTTGCTGGCTGCATTGCCGAGGGTCAGCCTGGGTGTTGTGCCCGCTTCGCGCTACCGGTTGCGCAAAGCGCCGGGGCCGGATGCACTGTCGACCCTTGAGGCCATTGTTCATGCGTTGCAGGCGCTGGAAGCACCGAGCTCTTTCGCAGCGCTCCTGAAGCCGTTCGACGCTTTGATCGAGGGCCAGATTCAAGCGATGGGCAGTGAGACGTATCAGCGTAATCACGGCACCTGA
- a CDS encoding DMT family transporter — MHISSGRWVYGLCLSLLTALLWGVLPIKLKQVLQVMDPVTVTWFRLFVSGALLFVWLASVKRLPSFKLLGRKGKTLVLLAVFGLVGNYVLYLIGLRLLSPGTTQLLVQVGPIFLLIGSIFLFKERFSVGQGIGLLVLLIGFGLFFNQRLIELFTSLGDYTTGVLVVLLASTIWTFYGLSQKQLLTVWNSLQVMMVIYLFCALLLTPWAHPAEALLLSPLQGWLLLACCLNTLIAYGAFAEALAHWEASRVSATLALTPLITLAAVACAAWFWPDYVQAEELNVLGYGGALLVVAGSALTALGPSLMAGLRARKARLAQA; from the coding sequence ATGCATATCTCTTCTGGTCGCTGGGTCTATGGTCTGTGCCTGTCGCTCCTGACTGCGCTGCTCTGGGGCGTTCTGCCTATCAAGCTCAAGCAGGTTTTGCAGGTGATGGATCCGGTGACCGTCACCTGGTTCAGGTTGTTTGTCTCCGGCGCGTTGCTGTTTGTCTGGCTGGCGTCGGTCAAACGCTTGCCCAGCTTCAAATTGCTGGGTCGCAAGGGCAAAACACTGGTGTTGCTGGCGGTGTTCGGGCTGGTCGGCAACTACGTGCTGTACCTGATCGGTCTGCGCCTGCTGAGCCCCGGGACCACGCAATTGCTGGTTCAGGTCGGCCCGATCTTCCTGTTGATAGGCAGTATCTTTCTGTTCAAGGAGCGCTTCAGTGTGGGGCAGGGCATCGGCCTGCTGGTGCTGTTGATCGGCTTCGGGCTGTTCTTTAATCAACGGCTGATCGAGCTGTTCACCTCGTTGGGTGATTACACCACCGGTGTGCTGGTTGTCCTGCTGGCGTCGACCATCTGGACGTTTTACGGGTTAAGCCAGAAACAGCTGCTGACCGTATGGAATTCGCTGCAGGTCATGATGGTGATCTACCTGTTCTGCGCCTTGCTGCTCACGCCCTGGGCACATCCCGCCGAAGCCTTGTTGTTGAGCCCGTTGCAGGGCTGGCTGCTGCTTGCCTGCTGCCTGAATACACTGATCGCCTATGGAGCGTTTGCCGAAGCGTTGGCGCATTGGGAAGCGTCGAGAGTCAGTGCCACGCTCGCGTTGACCCCGCTGATCACGCTGGCGGCGGTGGCGTGCGCTGCCTGGTTCTGGCCGGATTATGTGCAGGCCGAAGAGTTGAATGTACTGGGGTATGGCGGGGCGCTGCTGGTGGTGGCGGGATCGGCACTGACCGCGCTTGGTCCTTCGCTGATGGCCGGGCTGCGAGCGCGCAAGGCAAGACTGGCCCAGGCATGA
- a CDS encoding NAD(P)H-dependent oxidoreductase: protein MADAKSGATPLEGNGKRILMVYGTPKAISFCHALGDAYAQAARGEGHVVRIIKLGELDFDPILHHGYDQTQTLEADLLDAQRQIHWAEHLVFVYPVWWGGLPALLTGFFDRVLMPGFAFKSHGRKHSSNELLKGRSAELLVAMDTPAGYFHWIYGAPAHRQMIRTILGFCGIKTKRLTEFAPVHSATEQQRQEWILKAQALGKR from the coding sequence ATGGCTGATGCCAAAAGCGGCGCAACGCCGCTGGAAGGCAATGGCAAGCGAATCCTGATGGTTTACGGCACGCCGAAAGCCATCAGCTTTTGTCACGCACTGGGTGACGCCTACGCGCAGGCTGCGCGGGGCGAAGGCCATGTAGTGCGGATCATCAAACTGGGCGAACTGGACTTCGATCCGATTCTGCATCATGGCTACGATCAGACGCAGACGCTGGAAGCTGATCTGCTCGACGCACAGCGTCAGATTCACTGGGCCGAGCACTTGGTGTTCGTCTACCCCGTCTGGTGGGGTGGGCTACCTGCCCTGCTGACAGGCTTCTTCGACCGGGTGCTGATGCCCGGTTTTGCGTTCAAGTCCCACGGCCGTAAACACTCATCCAACGAACTGCTCAAAGGCCGTAGCGCTGAACTACTGGTCGCCATGGATACGCCGGCAGGCTACTTCCACTGGATTTACGGCGCGCCTGCGCACCGCCAGATGATCCGCACCATTCTCGGTTTCTGCGGGATCAAGACCAAACGCCTGACCGAGTTCGCCCCAGTGCACAGCGCTACCGAGCAGCAGCGGCAGGAATGGATACTCAAGGCACAGGCACTGGGCAAACGCTGA
- a CDS encoding class II fumarate hydratase has protein sequence MSRTETDSIGPIEVPEDAYWGAQTQRSLINFAIGDQRMPLPVLHALTLIKKAAARVNNRNGDLPADIARLIEQAADEVLDGQHDAQFPLVVWQTGSGTQSNMNVNEVIAGRANELAGQGRGGKSPVHPNDHVNRSQSSNDCFPTAMHIATAQAVKSSLLPAIAELSSGLAEQAARHMKLVKTGRTHMMDATPITFGQELSGFVAQLDYAEKAIRAALPAVYELAQGGTAVGTGLNSPKGFAEAIAAELAALSGLPFVTAPNKFAALAGHEPLAALSGALKTLAGTLMKIANDLRLLGSGPRAGLAEVRLPANEPGSSIMPGKVNPTQCEALSMLACQVMGNDVTIGFAASQGHLQLNVYKPVIIHNILQSIRLLADGCSNFNEHCIAGMEPDAEKMAEHLERGLMLVTALNPHIGYDKSAQIAKKAYTEGLTLREASLALGYLTDEEFDAWVRPEKMLEAGSNG, from the coding sequence GTGAGCCGCACCGAAACCGACAGCATCGGCCCGATCGAAGTCCCCGAAGACGCTTACTGGGGCGCGCAGACCCAGCGCTCACTGATCAATTTTGCGATTGGCGACCAGCGTATGCCGCTGCCCGTCCTGCACGCACTGACCCTGATCAAGAAGGCCGCCGCCCGGGTCAACAACCGCAACGGCGACCTGCCTGCCGACATCGCCCGCCTCATCGAACAGGCCGCCGACGAAGTGCTCGACGGCCAACACGACGCGCAGTTTCCGCTGGTTGTGTGGCAGACCGGCAGCGGCACGCAAAGCAACATGAACGTCAACGAAGTGATTGCCGGTCGCGCCAATGAACTGGCTGGCCAGGGTCGTGGCGGCAAGTCGCCGGTCCACCCGAACGATCACGTCAATCGCTCGCAAAGCTCCAACGACTGCTTCCCGACCGCCATGCACATTGCCACAGCCCAGGCCGTCAAGAGCAGCCTGCTGCCCGCAATTGCCGAGCTGTCCAGCGGCCTGGCCGAGCAAGCCGCCCGACACATGAAACTGGTCAAGACCGGGCGCACGCACATGATGGACGCGACCCCGATCACCTTTGGTCAGGAGCTTTCCGGGTTTGTCGCGCAACTCGATTACGCAGAAAAGGCCATTCGCGCCGCCCTGCCCGCCGTTTATGAACTGGCACAAGGCGGCACCGCGGTCGGCACCGGGCTCAACTCACCAAAAGGCTTTGCCGAGGCCATCGCGGCGGAACTGGCTGCGCTGTCCGGGCTGCCCTTCGTCACGGCACCCAACAAATTCGCCGCGTTGGCAGGGCACGAACCCCTTGCTGCGCTCTCCGGCGCTCTGAAAACGCTGGCCGGGACGCTGATGAAAATCGCCAACGACCTGCGTCTGCTGGGCTCCGGTCCGCGTGCCGGGCTGGCAGAAGTGCGCTTGCCGGCCAACGAACCGGGCAGCTCGATCATGCCCGGCAAGGTCAATCCGACCCAATGCGAGGCCCTGTCGATGCTCGCCTGCCAGGTCATGGGCAACGACGTGACCATCGGTTTCGCCGCCAGTCAGGGTCATCTGCAGTTGAACGTGTACAAGCCGGTGATCATTCACAACATCCTGCAATCGATCCGATTGCTGGCCGACGGTTGCAGTAATTTCAACGAGCACTGCATTGCGGGCATGGAGCCGGACGCCGAAAAAATGGCCGAGCATCTTGAGCGTGGCCTGATGCTGGTGACTGCACTCAATCCGCACATCGGTTATGACAAGTCCGCGCAGATTGCCAAAAAAGCCTACACCGAAGGCCTGACCCTGCGTGAAGCCTCTCTTGCGCTGGGCTACCTGACTGACGAAGAGTTCGACGCCTGGGTCCGTCCGGAAAAAATGCTTGAGGCTGGCAGCAATGGCTGA
- a CDS encoding DUF2059 domain-containing protein, with amino-acid sequence MTRLRAICTAVALVCASGQVFADTASHNASAETFLKLANADRLGAPVYAQVQQMFAQRFAETKAPASKKALLETYQAKANTALDQAIGWNKLKPEMVKLYTANFTESELKDLVAFYQSPLGKKVMTKMPELAQQSAQLTQSKLESAVPVVNKLLADMTAELEPAKAAAPAAAPAKKP; translated from the coding sequence ATGACCCGTCTTCGTGCCATCTGTACCGCGGTAGCCCTGGTATGTGCCAGCGGTCAGGTCTTCGCCGACACCGCCAGTCACAACGCGAGCGCCGAAACATTCCTGAAGCTCGCCAACGCCGATCGCCTGGGCGCTCCGGTCTATGCACAGGTTCAGCAGATGTTTGCTCAGCGTTTTGCTGAAACCAAGGCACCTGCATCGAAAAAAGCGCTGCTTGAAACCTATCAGGCCAAAGCCAACACCGCTCTGGATCAAGCCATCGGCTGGAACAAGCTCAAGCCTGAAATGGTCAAGCTGTACACCGCCAACTTCACCGAAAGCGAGCTGAAGGATCTGGTTGCGTTCTACCAGTCTCCACTGGGCAAGAAAGTGATGACCAAGATGCCCGAGCTGGCTCAGCAATCTGCTCAGCTGACCCAGAGCAAGCTGGAAAGCGCCGTGCCTGTCGTCAACAAGTTGCTGGCCGACATGACTGCCGAACTGGAACCTGCCAAGGCTGCTGCACCCGCTGCTGCTCCGGCCAAGAAGCCCTGA
- a CDS encoding BolA family protein yields the protein MTMQKRIESALALLQPHHLQVLDESHMHSRGEQTHYKAILVSDQFQGLNSVKRHQKVYATLGGLMGEFHALALHTYTPEEWAKTGAAPVSPTCAGGH from the coding sequence ATGACCATGCAAAAACGAATCGAGTCGGCGCTCGCGCTGCTGCAACCGCACCATCTGCAAGTGCTCGACGAGAGCCACATGCACAGTCGTGGCGAGCAGACGCACTACAAGGCGATTCTGGTCAGTGATCAGTTTCAGGGTCTCAATTCGGTCAAACGACACCAGAAGGTCTATGCCACGCTGGGCGGTCTGATGGGCGAGTTTCATGCTCTGGCACTGCACACTTATACACCGGAAGAATGGGCGAAGACTGGCGCAGCGCCGGTTTCACCCACTTGTGCCGGTGGTCACTGA
- the trhO gene encoding oxygen-dependent tRNA uridine(34) hydroxylase TrhO, with the protein MTQPIVVAALYKFVTLSDYVALREPLLQAMVDNGIKGTLLIAEEGINGTVSGSREGIDGLMAWLKSDPRMVDIDHKESYCDEQPFYRTKVKLKKEIVTLGVEGVDPNKNVGTYVEPKDWNDLITDPEVLLIDTRNDYEVSIGTFEGAIDPRTTSFREFPDYIKAHFDPAVHKKVAMFCTGGIRCEKASSYMLGEGFEEVYHLKGGILKYLEEVPEQESQWRGECFVFDNRVTVRHDLTEGDYDQCHACRTPISAEDRASEHYSPGISCPYCWDSLSEKTRRSAIDRQKQIELAKARNQPHPIGRNYRLPSEA; encoded by the coding sequence ATGACTCAGCCGATCGTCGTAGCGGCGCTATACAAGTTCGTCACCCTCAGCGATTACGTTGCCCTGCGCGAGCCGCTGTTGCAGGCCATGGTCGACAATGGCATCAAAGGCACGCTGTTGATCGCCGAAGAAGGCATCAACGGTACGGTGTCCGGCAGCCGCGAGGGCATCGATGGCCTGATGGCCTGGCTGAAGAGCGACCCGCGCATGGTTGACATCGATCACAAGGAATCGTACTGCGACGAGCAGCCGTTCTACCGCACCAAGGTCAAGCTCAAGAAAGAGATCGTGACCCTGGGCGTCGAAGGCGTCGACCCCAACAAGAACGTGGGCACTTACGTCGAGCCGAAAGACTGGAACGACCTGATCACCGATCCTGAGGTGCTGCTGATCGATACCCGTAACGATTACGAGGTGTCCATCGGCACTTTCGAAGGCGCGATCGACCCCAGGACCACGTCGTTCCGTGAGTTTCCGGACTACATCAAGGCGCATTTCGACCCGGCGGTTCACAAGAAGGTCGCCATGTTCTGCACCGGCGGCATTCGCTGCGAGAAAGCATCGAGCTACATGCTGGGCGAGGGCTTCGAAGAGGTCTATCACCTCAAGGGCGGGATTCTCAAGTACCTGGAAGAGGTGCCAGAGCAGGAAAGCCAGTGGCGCGGCGAGTGTTTCGTGTTCGACAATAGGGTTACCGTGCGCCATGACCTGACCGAAGGTGACTACGATCAGTGTCACGCGTGCCGTACACCGATCAGCGCCGAAGACCGCGCCAGCGAGCATTATTCGCCGGGCATCAGTTGCCCATACTGCTGGGACTCGCTGAGCGAGAAGACCCGCCGCAGCGCGATCGACCGCCAAAAGCAGATCGAATTGGCCAAGGCGCGTAACCAGCCCCATCCAATCGGTCGAAACTACCGTCTGCCATCCGAGGCCTGA
- a CDS encoding DsbA family protein, which yields MSARLIYVMDPMCSWCWGFAPVADALVQQARAAGVPLHLVMGGLRSGTVALEPAKRRYILEHWRAVEAATGQSFQHEGALPEGFIYDTTPACLAVTAARHLDPDRAWALVGLIQQAFYTQGRDVTLPSVLAELAEQTGLSRQAFADAFESREQQSATAADFSWAQDLGIAGFPTLLAERNGQLALLTNGYQPLGDLSPLLGRWLERAARE from the coding sequence ATGTCCGCCCGCCTGATCTATGTGATGGACCCTATGTGCTCGTGGTGCTGGGGCTTCGCTCCGGTTGCCGATGCGCTGGTGCAGCAGGCTCGGGCGGCGGGCGTGCCGCTGCATCTGGTGATGGGCGGGTTGCGCTCCGGGACTGTGGCGCTGGAACCGGCCAAGCGTCGTTACATTCTTGAGCACTGGCGGGCTGTCGAAGCTGCGACCGGCCAGTCTTTTCAGCACGAAGGCGCCTTGCCTGAAGGGTTCATCTACGACACGACCCCGGCCTGTCTGGCGGTGACCGCCGCACGCCATCTCGACCCGGATCGGGCCTGGGCTCTGGTCGGGCTGATTCAGCAGGCGTTCTATACCCAAGGGCGAGACGTGACGCTTCCCTCGGTGCTGGCTGAATTGGCCGAGCAGACCGGTCTTTCGCGTCAGGCATTTGCTGACGCGTTCGAAAGTCGTGAACAGCAGTCTGCAACGGCGGCTGATTTTTCCTGGGCGCAGGACCTGGGCATCGCCGGGTTCCCGACCCTGCTTGCCGAGCGCAACGGACAACTGGCACTGCTGACCAACGGCTATCAACCGCTCGGCGACCTTTCGCCGCTGCTGGGCCGCTGGCTCGAGCGTGCTGCCCGTGAGTGA